Proteins encoded together in one Anaerococcus murdochii window:
- a CDS encoding sulfatase-like hydrolase/transferase: MKDNLGKNIILILSDDQGYWSLGCYGNKEIISPNIDSLAKNGVLFKDFYCVSPVCSPARASILTGKIPSAHGVHDWIEDGTDERKTVEYMSGISSYVKILSANGYNCGLSGKWHLGNSATPQMGFKHWFAHQSGGGPYYGAPMYRDGKLYHEEKYITDVITDDAIDFIEDNVNNKFYLHVGYTAPHAPWLNNHPEEYTNLYKDCKFESVPDLNYENYNRNSVYLTKEVLKDVRANLIGYYSAVTAMDYNIGRIIDKLKENNLLEDTIVIFSSDNGFSCGHNGFWGKGNATFPLNLYEESVKVPFIIAHGGMEKNKVVNQPASAYDIRQTILELANVEDEKIDKLPGKSIIPIIRGCKNNDPIVVFDEYGPNRMIRYNDYKLIKCYPYGDNKLFDLKKDPSENNNLYNNDEYENIRDIMTVLLEDWFQKNSECWKNGNVLNVYGSGQIGKLEKNKNNGSNFLLDDYIKDTEYYRNMKDVD; this comes from the coding sequence ATGAAGGATAATTTAGGTAAAAATATTATTTTAATATTATCAGATGATCAAGGATACTGGTCTTTAGGATGTTATGGGAACAAAGAAATCATCAGCCCTAACATAGATTCTTTAGCTAAAAACGGTGTTTTATTTAAAGATTTTTATTGTGTTTCACCTGTATGCTCACCAGCTAGGGCCAGTATATTAACAGGGAAAATACCATCTGCTCACGGAGTTCACGATTGGATTGAAGATGGAACGGATGAAAGAAAAACTGTTGAATACATGAGTGGTATATCTAGTTATGTAAAAATACTATCTGCTAATGGGTATAATTGTGGGCTTTCAGGTAAATGGCATCTGGGAAATAGTGCGACTCCTCAAATGGGATTTAAACATTGGTTCGCACACCAATCCGGAGGGGGTCCATACTATGGAGCACCAATGTATAGAGATGGTAAATTATATCATGAGGAAAAATATATTACCGATGTAATTACAGATGATGCGATTGATTTTATTGAAGATAATGTAAACAATAAATTTTATCTACATGTTGGGTATACTGCTCCACACGCTCCTTGGTTAAATAATCACCCAGAAGAATATACAAATTTATATAAAGATTGTAAATTCGAAAGTGTGCCGGATCTTAATTATGAAAATTATAACAGAAATAGTGTTTATCTAACTAAAGAAGTGTTGAAGGATGTAAGAGCTAATCTTATAGGGTATTATTCTGCAGTCACAGCGATGGATTATAATATTGGAAGGATAATAGATAAGCTGAAAGAAAATAACTTGTTAGAAGATACAATTGTAATATTTAGTAGTGATAATGGATTTAGCTGCGGGCACAATGGCTTTTGGGGTAAAGGAAATGCTACATTTCCTTTAAATTTATATGAAGAGAGTGTAAAAGTACCTTTTATAATAGCTCATGGCGGTATGGAAAAAAATAAAGTTGTCAACCAACCAGCTTCAGCATATGACATTAGACAAACAATATTAGAATTAGCGAACGTTGAAGATGAAAAAATTGACAAGTTACCAGGAAAATCAATTATTCCTATTATTAGAGGCTGCAAAAATAATGATCCAATTGTTGTTTTTGATGAGTACGGACCTAATAGGATGATTAGATATAATGATTATAAGTTGATAAAATGCTATCCTTATGGTGATAATAAATTGTTTGATTTAAAAAAAGATCCTAGTGAAAATAATAATTTATATAACAATGATGAATATGAAAATATTAGAGACATTATGACTGTATTACTTGAAGATTGGTTTCAAAAAAATTCTGAGTGTTGGAAGAATGGTAATGTATTAAATGTATATGGCTCAGGACAAATTGGTAAATTAGAAAAAAATAAGAATAATGGAAGTAACTTCCTACTTGACGATTATATAAAAGATACTGAATATTATAGAAATATGAAAGATGTTGATTAA